The DNA sequence TGTTGCGCCAACAACCGTTGGCAGTTGACCGAGATCCCCGCTTGGTGGGATCGATTGCAATTCAACGTCGAAGAATTTCGCGCTGAGTTGCAATCCGCCAGAAGCGCCAAAGAAATATGCAGTGCACACGTTAATCACATAGATACCAGTAATCAATCCTAAGGCCCATATAGCAGTCAGACGCAGTTGATGAGTGAAAATGAGACGAGAGATGAGTTTCATGAGTTCCTCCGAGTTGCTGCGATGAGAACATCGGTGAGTGAAGCGAGGGTGTTTTCATTCGAATACTTTGCGCGTAAGTGATCGGCGTTGCCGGTTTCTTTCACTGCGCCGCGATCTAAAATAACGACGTTTTCGATCATGTTTTCGATTTCGTTAACCAGGTGTGAAGAAATGATGATCGTTCGTGGATGTTTGACATAGTCGGCTAACAAGGCGTCGTAGAATTCTTGGCGCACTACTGCATCCATGCCTATGTGTACTTCATCGAATATTGTTAGTGCGCAACGTGAAGCAAGACCAAGCGAAGCAAAGAATGCTGATTTTTGTCCGCGAGAGAGTTTTTTGGGTTTACGCTTAAGGTTGATCGACCATTGATCGAGAAGTTCGAGGCATAGCTCGCGGTCAAAGTTGGGCCGGGTGGCTTGCCACAGCGCGATCGTTTCGTGCATCTTTTGTTCCGTAAAGACCGATGTCTCATCTGAAACTAGGGCAACATGCTGCATAAGTTCGCGGTTTTCCCAGATAGGTTGCGATGAAGTTTGCCCAGCCCAGTTCATTTGCACATGACCGGAATATTTCAGTTGTCCAGCCAAAACCATTGATAGTGTAGATTTTCCACATCCGTTACGCCCGAGAAGGCCGGTGATTGTGCCCGCTTCAAAAGTGGCAGACACCGAGTCAAGAGCGCGGTGGCGGAAGTATGAGTAGCTAGTTTTTTCAGTTATGACGTGCAACGGTGGATTCGGTATCATTTGTGCTCCTCCAAAATCGAAAGAACTAGGGTTTGGATTTTGTG is a window from the Arcanobacterium buesumense genome containing:
- a CDS encoding ATP-binding cassette domain-containing protein; translated protein: MIPNPPLHVITEKTSYSYFRHRALDSVSATFEAGTITGLLGRNGCGKSTLSMVLAGQLKYSGHVQMNWAGQTSSQPIWENRELMQHVALVSDETSVFTEQKMHETIALWQATRPNFDRELCLELLDQWSINLKRKPKKLSRGQKSAFFASLGLASRCALTIFDEVHIGMDAVVRQEFYDALLADYVKHPRTIIISSHLVNEIENMIENVVILDRGAVKETGNADHLRAKYSNENTLASLTDVLIAATRRNS